GCCATAGGATACACTTCCCTCTTTACTACCAGGTTTAGTCGTGTATAGTCTACACAGATGCGAACTCGATTGTTGGGCTTGGGCACTACCACCATCGGAGAGCACCAATCCGTGGGCTCACTTACTGAAAATATAACTCCGCAATCAACCATCTGCTTTAACTCATACTCTACTCTGTCTAACAAAGGGTAAGGGACAGACCGCGGCACATTTATTGCAAAAGGAGTGGAACCCGGTTTCAACCTGACCTCAACCTCTTGACTCATTCTACCCAGCCCTGAAAACAGACTAGGGAACTCAGATTTAAACCTGTCAAAAGAACACGGTTCTGATACATAGTCAATGCTAGTATTACATGCAATCAAGCCTAGATCAACACATGCTTTTCTACTAAGCAAAGCTTTGTTATGCGCTACCACATAGAGTTTCTCTACTACCTTGCGATTGTTTACATACAAAGTGGTTTCAAACCATCCTAACACAGGTATTTCAGCATTACTAGGGCCAAACAAGGATTTGTCTGGTAAGTTCAATTGCACTGATCCACACAATTTACGGGGAATAATGGAGACATCTGCACCTGAGTCCAGTTTGAAGCGTACGGGTATGGGTATTTTGTCTACTTTCACTGTCTTAGTCCATTCAACATCAGCGGTCCGGTCGTTGATTTCTCCGAGGAAAAAATGTCCGGGATTATCAGAGGAACCTCTACTACTACTCGGCTGCTGATCCTGTTCCTCCAAGACATGTACTGCACTAGGTTTGGATTTACATAAACGAGCAAAGTGCCCCTGCTTGTGGCATTTGTGGCATGTTGCATTCATGGCCGGACATTTTCCGAATGTGTGGGAGTTATGACCACATCGCCCACACTGTCTCACAGATGCTTGACCCGTTGGAGTTTTGCTACTACCACTATAAGTATCAGGTTTGGGTCGTTGCTGAGTATCACGATTATCGGTACCGCGCTTTACTGCATCCACTGCTTTGGTGTCACCGGCAGTTGCGTTTAGTTCACGTACGTTTCTATCGACTTGCTCGGCCTGTCTAGCCATTGCCACAGCTGTACTTTCAGTCAGTTTCTCAATGTCCATCTTCTGCATCTCTCTGCTCAAGTCCGTGTCAGTAATGCCGACTACCAGCCGGTCTCGTATCTGCTCTGACCGTTTTTCGCCAAAGTCACACTTGTCAGCGAGCTCATTACGAGCACGTATATACTGTTCCACTGACTCACCCGGCATTTGGTCTCGCTTAAAAAACTTCGCCCTTTCAAATATCACGTACTTCTTAGGAGAGAAGTACTGGTTGAATCCCTCTAGCACTTTCTTATAGTCCTTTTTATCGTCATCTGAAAGGCCTAAGCTGTTGAATATACTTTCGCTAGAAGGTCCCATACAATACAGCAAACTGTCAACTTGGACCTCTTGTTCATCTTGG
The genomic region above belongs to Watersipora subatra chromosome 1, tzWatSuba1.1, whole genome shotgun sequence and contains:
- the LOC137386814 gene encoding uncharacterized protein, with product MPKFNPPDGFDFFPEKWAEWSRRWSRYRNISKLDQDEQEVQVDSLLYCMGPSSESIFNSLGLSDDDKKDYKKVLEGFNQYFSPKKYVIFERAKFFKRDQMPGESVEQYIRARNELADKCDFGEKRSEQIRDRLVVGITDTDLSREMQKMDIEKLTESTAVAMARQAEQVDRNVRELNATAGDTKAVDAVKRGTDNRDTQQRPKPDTYSGSSKTPTGQASVRQCGRCGHNSHTFGKCPAMNATCHKCHKQGHFARLCKSKPSAVHVLEEQDQQPSSSRGSSDNPGHFFLGEINDRTADVEWTKTVKVDKIPIPVRFKLDSGADVSIIPRKLCGSVQLNLPDKSLFGPSNAEIPVLGWFETTLYVNNRKVVEKLYVV